The nucleotide window GGACAGGTGCACGCCGACGGCAGAGGCGAGCATCGCCGTGGTGGTGGACTTACCGTGCGTGCCCGCCACGATGACGGAGTCCTTGACCTCGGCAACGAGGTGGGCCAAGAGCTGGGAGCGGTGCACTACCGGGAGGCTGGCGCGGTTGGCGGCGGCAACCTCCGTGTTGTCGGTGCCGAGCGCACTGGACCAGATGACCAGGCTCGGGCTACCGGGGAGCGCCCCGGTGTGGCCGATGCTGATCGTGGCACCGGCCGCTTGGAGGCGGTCGGTGACGGTGGTGGAGCGCACGTCCGAGCCGGTGACCGTCGAGCCCCGCTGAGCCAGGAGCAGAGCGAGGGAGGACATCCCGGCCCCTCCGATACCCACGAAGTGGGGGCGGGAGGTGTCGAGGGGACCGTCGGGGACGGTCGGGATCGGAACGTGCTTGGTTTCGACCACAGCTACTCCCTTGAACGGATGGAAGCGGTATGGGGCCCGCCCCCGCGGATACGGGGCCGGGGTGGTGCGGCCCTGGTCAGCTGTAGATGGACGGGCCGGTGCGGCGGCGGTGCGCACGGACGGCGGCGATGGCGAAGGCGAGGGCCATCACCGACGGGCCGAGCGCGGGCAGCTCGCCGTGCAGGAGCGGGGCGAGGGCGAACGGGGTCGCGGTGGCCGCGCTGACGGTCAGGAGGAAGGTGTCGTTGCGGAACTCGCGCCAGTGGTCGCGGAGCATGGGTGGCTCTCTTCTTTCTCGGGTGTCGCAGAACACTGCGGCTAGCGCGGTGTTGTACGACACGGTCTGCCGGGTAGTGGATCCGAGGCCGGGCCAGGCAGGCCCCCCGACCCCGGAGCGGTCTGTGGGCCCCACGATCCGGTGGGCTTCTTCGCCCACGGCCCCCTCCGCGACGCTCAGCAGGTGCTCGGCGTACTGGGCGTGGAAGGTCAGGCGGGCGGCCGGGGCGGAGCAGTTCCTCTTGAGGAGGTTGCGGGCTCCTTCGAGGGTGTCGGCGGCGATGCCGCACCGCGGAGCGTTCGGCAGGGCGGCGAGCTGCACGGTGGTGTGGTGCGGCTCAGGCCGGCGACCGTGTCGCCCGACAGCCCCAGTGGGGAGGGGTCGGTCAGGCCGGGTGGCTGGAGTCTGGCGGCGGGACTTCCGACCACCCGGGGTCGTCGGCCGCCAGGTCCGGAGCGGACACGGCGGGCAGCGCGTATGCCGAGGGCGCTACCTCCGAGAGGGCGAGGTAGCCGAGCAGGCCGTATGCGGTGGCTTGGCAGGCGATCAGCCCGAGGGTGAAGGCCTGCTCTGCCCGGTCTGCTAACGACATGTCCTCTAACTCCTCGGGTAGGGCGGTCCCGTCGCGTCTTTCGGCTCCGACAACCCGACGGGGGTGTCTGGTGGGGCGGGGGAGGCCGCCTGCGGTCCGTGCTGTACGACATGCATCGGTAGTGGGGTTGGAGGGGCCCCTTCGGGTGTGTGGTCCCCGACGGGGCGGGGAGAGGCTCACATTCCGGGGACAGCTGCCGCGGAAGTTGTCGTGCGGCTCAGGCGGGCCGTGTCTCCGGACATGGGAACGGGTACTGGCTCTGGAGGGCCTCGGTGAAGCTGATGCCGGGGTGGCCGTCGTCGTCGTACTCGAGCGCGTGCCGGTCGGCCTGGGTGAATGGTCCCAGGCCGAGACAGCGCGCCGGGTGCGTGTTCAAGCGGGGGGAATGGACACTGTCAGCGCACCCGTTCGGCGGCCTGCTCGGGGAGGCTCGCCCGGTGGGCCTGGGCGTAGCGGTGCACGTGGTCGGCGAGCTTGGCGTGTATCAACAGCCTTGCCGCGGGGCTGGGGCACTCCTTCCGGACCAGGACCTGGGACGCGTACCGCAGGGTTTCGTCGGCGATGTCCCGCCGCCTGCTGAACGGCAGCGAGGCAACGTACTTCTCCGCGTCTCGCAGGTCCTGGCTGATGTGGTTCCGCAGCCGCTCCACCACGGGTCCGGTGGTGGGGCCGCCGGGCGACCAGCGAGCCAGGCCCTGCGCGGTCTCGATGTCCGCGCTCAGAGCCGGCAGGTAGGTCGTGCCCTGCACACCGCTGGCAGGGTCCATAGGGACGAGGCCGCGCGGGGGGACGAGGCCGAGGTCCTGGTTCGGATGCGGACTGACCGCGTGCGCTCTGCTGGTGCTCTCGGGGGTCCTTACGTGCTCGGTCAGGCTCGCCACAGTGGTGCTCCGTCCACGGGGAGGGGGTGATTGCCGCCCGACGTCCCGGGCTGCCGACTGCCGAGGAAGGGTTCCTCCGAGCTGCCGGGCGGCTCACATACACCGTGCTCCTGCTTCGAGTTGAATTCAATCTGAACGCGACAGCCGTTGCACCCCAACGGCGGATTGGTATATGACGGACGCGAACCGACTTCAACTGGAGGCGCACCGGCAGGGTTTGGAATCGAACCGGGGGATCCCGGAGGTGAACCGGGGGTGTGCGGAGCCGAGCCCGGGTATCTCGGAGACGAACCGGCATGACCGCGAGACGAACCGATCGGAAGGGGAAGAGATGGCGGCGAACGTCGGAGCGACGTTCCTCCGGATCATGCTGGGCGCGGAACTCACCCGCCTGAGGGAACGAGCCGGGTTGACGGGCGCGCAGGCCGCGAAGGCGGCTGGGTGTGCAGCATCTACCATCACGAACATCGAGAGCGGGACGAGCGGCTTCCGGCGCATAGAACAGCTCTCCGCCCTCTTGGGCGAGTACGAGCTCAGCCGGGACGAGCACGCGATGTTGATGGACTGGCACAAGCAGGCCAAGGCCGATGACTGGTGGACCGCCAGCGTTGCCGTCCTGCCTTCAGGCATGAACCTCTACCTTGCCCTGGAATCAGGAGCCGTTGGGGCGAAGTGGTGGGTCCCCGGGGTCGTCAACGGCTTGTGCCAGACCCCGGAGTACGCTCACGCGCTGATCTTGGCGGCGAAGGAGGCCAACGACACCACGAACGAGTTCGTGGAGCACGCGGTCGACGTCCGCCTGAAGAGGCAGAAGCGCATCACCGAGGAGGGGATGAAACTCCACTGCGTCATGGAAGAGGCAGGGCTGACGAACACGGTCGGTAGCAGCGAAATCATGCGCGCCCAGCTGCGAGCCATCGCTGATCTGACCGATTTGCCAAATGTGACGATTCAGATCATCCCGAAGAGGGCCCCCACCTATCGTGCGACGAGCGGTGGCTTCGGGATCTTCAGCTTCGACCCCGAGCAGCGCCTCGAACCAGCCGTTGCCAGTGCCACCGTGGATGGCAGCACGCGGGTCTCCTCCACACCGAGGTCGATCAAGCAGTTCGAGCGGCGGTTCGAAGCTTTGTCCCGGGGGGCGCTGCCCCCCTACGAAACTCCCGCGTTCCTGAAACAACTTTCACGAGAGGTATGACCACATGAGCACCACCCGCAACACCCGTACCGACGGCTGGTTCAAGTCCTCCTACAGCGGTGACCCCAACGGGGAATGCCTGGAGGCCAACTACCAGACCGCCGTGCCGGTCGTGGTCCGCGACTCCAAGCAGAACGGCGCGGTGACCCAGCCGATCCTGTCGTTCTCTGTCGACGCCTGGTCCGCGTTCACCGGCCACGTTGGCTCGTAGCGCGCTGAGGGCAACCGCACCAGATCAGGAGGAGCCGGGCAGCCGGCCCAAGCCTTCGCGTGGTCGGCGTTCGCCGGCCACGTTGCTCAGTAGTGCTGGGCATGGAGTGCGTAAGCCCCCCACCCCGTCGGAACCGGGGTGGGGGGCTTCGCATAGTGCCGCCTGATGGCGCACGTCGTACGCCATCGGACGCGTAGTGCGACACCCTCAAGAGGGGGCGTCGCGCATCGGCGGGAGCAAGCTCACGCTGTGCCCGCACCGGCGTCATCAGCTACTTACCCGCGTTGACCAGACCGCGGAACCCTTCGGCCGCCTTCACTTGCCGCGTGCCGAGGAACTTGTTCCGGACGGAACGGTCTACGGAAGGCGAAGGGCCCTCCCAGTCGTCGTCCCCGACACTGGAGGGGCGGACTACGACGAGCACTCCCCGAGCTCACGCAGCCGGCCAGTCCCGACTCGGCCCGGAGCCAGTACAGTCTGCGACGCCCCGTGTTCCAGAGGTTCCAACGTGTTCCTCTGCTGTTCGACTGCCGCCAGAGCACCGGAAGAGACTCCCGTGTCTGACCAGCACTCCCCCTCCTCATCCTCCCCCGACGAACACATCCCCGCCGCCTGTGAAGGCGGCCCGCGGGGCGAGCCCGAGGAGCGGCCGGGTGACGCCGGCGTGAAGCGCACTGCGCAGGAAGCCTTCGACCGGCTCGTAGAAGAGGTCGCCCGCGATGGGCTGGCCGCCGCTGAGGACAACATCTACGTCGATCTGCACTGGTACGGACTCGACCCCGAGGAACAGGCCTCGCTGCTCAGCCTGCTCTCCTCAGTGTGCTCGGGGCTCTCAGCGATCCCCAACGCCGAAGCCCACCGACACTTTCCCAAGGCCGCCTCCCTCTGCGCGCGGCTTATGAACGCCGCCGCCGACCTGAAACTGCACAAGCGGGCGACGGGAACACAAGCGGGGATCGACCCGGCCGGTGAGGACGCCGCCGAGATCATGGCCGTGATGCGCGAGGTCTGGGCGGCCGATCCACAGTCCCAGAAGGAGACCGTGGTCGTCCTGATGGTGATGATGGGCGCGGCCTGGCAGACGGCCGCCGAGGTCGAGGCGATCTTTCACAAGTAGCCCGCGCCTGGTGTCGTGGGGCGCAGGCCGGTAGTCATGTCGCCCCACGCAGCCAAACTCCGCTCGTAGGGCCGCCGCGGCCTGCGCCTCAGAACGCGGCCGCCGTCACCGTCACCGTGTCCCCGGACACTGCCCGGCTCGGACCCCCTGCCGGTGGGGTCCGTCCTGTTTCCGTGCTCGCCGACAAGGTGACGGCAACTGGGCTGCTCTGGCGGGCATATGGTGCGCGGCATGACTCTCGAACGCATCACGATCGCGTCCCGTCCGTCCACGATGGCTCTCTTCCAGGCTGGGCAGGTCCGTGACCGGCTCGCGCACTGGTACCCGGGCACCGATGTCACGATCCTGCCCGTGTCCACGGAGGGCGACCGCTGGGCCGGCCGCCTGGCCGACCTCGGCGGCAAGGGGGCCTTCATCAAGGGCGTTGAGCAGGCCCTCCTCGACGGCCGCGCCGACCTCGCCGTCCACTGCCTCAAGGACATGCCCGGCGACACCGAGCCCACCGACGGGCTGACCGTCGTCGGCTACCCGGCCCGCGACGCCGTCAACGACGTCATGGTCACCGCCGGCGGGACCCGCATGCACCAGCTGCTCCCCGGCGCCCGGGTCGGTACCTCCGGGCCGCGCAGAGTGGCGCAGCTCGCCGCCTACAACCCCGCCCTCGTCACCGTCCCGGTACGGGGCAACGTCGACTCCCGTCTGCGGCTTCTCGCGGAACGGGATATCGACGCCCTGATCGTGGCACGGTGTGGCCTGGTACGTCTCCGCAGTGCGGACCCCCGGATCGGGGAGGGGATGGTGCTGGAGACGATCTCGACGGTGCGGATGCTGCCCGCCGTCGGGGCCGGGCTCCTGGCCCTGCAGACCCGTACCGATGACGAGGCCACCATCGCGGCCGTGTCCCGGCTGTGCGACGTGCACGCGGGGGCCGAGGCCGACGCGGAACGGACGATGCTCCGCGCGCTGGCCGGGCACTGCCTCGCCCCGATCGCCGGGCACGCCGACACCGTCGTCCAGGGCAAGGAGCTGCGCCTGACCGGCGCCGTGTTCAGCCCGGACGGCAAGACCCGCTTGGAGTCCACCCTCCAGGGCCCCTCACCCGAGGCCGTGGGCCACGGGGTGGCCGCCGACCTCCTCGCCCAGGGCGCCCGCCGCGTCCTGGACGACGCCCGCTGACCCGCGGCCTGAGCTGCACGACATGAGGTCGGCGCGGGTGTCGGGCGACACCCTTCCCGGCCACACCCGCCGGGGTTTGGCCGGAACTGCGAGGGTGCGCGCCCGCCAGGGCCCGTACCGTCACCTGCGTGACAATCCGATCCATCGCCCATGCCCCGGCGCGCTCGCTGCCGGAGATCCCCAGGTGGATGGCCGACTGCACGGTGTGCCGAATACGAGTCGTGATCTGGCGGAACCTGTTCTGGGCCGTCCGAACGGAGACCGGGGTCCGACAGCGCAACAAGAGCGCCGAGGTCCTCGCCGAGCACATCGCGGTCTGCCACCCCGAACAGCTACCCGACTACGACCTCGACTGCGGGTCCTGCGTCACCTACGGAACGCAGGTCAGCGCGTTCACCCCGGTCCTCCTGGACCGTGCGCACCGCGCCGAGCATCTCTTCAAGACGACCGCCGACGCCCGTAGCTGATTCGCTGCAACCGGCCCGGCATATTCACGAATTGGCGAACGGGTACCCCACGGGGCGCTACTGTCTCGCCTGTACCGATCGAGCGTGACCCACCTGTGGAAAGGGGGGTAATCCGTCATGCGCGCATTCATCGCTGCCGCTGTCCTGTTTGTCGACCCGGACGCGGCCGAAGAGATCGACGCCGAGGCCACCGACACGGAGGAGGAGGCCACCGAGGACGTCGCCTAGGGGTCGGCACCTGCCGAGTCTCCAGTCTGTACCGCTCAAACGGCATGGCCCCGGCACCCACTTCCTCGGACGGCACAGGGTTCCGGGGCCGCGCTGTGTCCGGCGACACTCCGTCGGCTCGCATGTCCCACGACACTCATCACCTACCGGAGCACCGTCATGCCCGTCTTCACCTCCGAGCACGAACCCGACACCGAGCACGAACCGAAGGTGTCCCACAAGAAGGTGGACGCCTACCTCCAGGCCCACCGCTTACAGATCATGCGCCGCCACCTGCGCGGACAGAAGATCCGCAGCATCGCCGAGCACTACGAGGTGTCCGTGACGGTGATGACCCGCCGGATCGACAAGTGGGAGCACGACGGCGAACTCGTCCGTGCCGCCCAGTTCCCCGCACCCCGCCCCCGGTTCACCCGGGCCGCCCTCGCGCCCGTCGAACCACCGGCCTGGCTCTACACCGGCGATGACGCCGACCTCTACTAGCCGTCCTCGCCGGGGCTCGGCTTGCGGTGCCGCCCCCGCCCGCGCGACGGCACCGGCCCGCCGGCCGTCGGCCCCTCCTGCCTCGGCGGCGGCGGATACAGGATCTGTTGCGCCTGCGCGTAGTTCTCCGCGACCGTGTACGGCAACCACTGGTAGCCATCCCACCGCTCAATCACCCGGGGCTTGTCCGGGTCCACATGCACGGCACGGGCCGGGCCCGGCACCACCGGCACCGCCCGCAGCCTGCCCACACGCTCCTGCTGACGGGCCAAATAGCCCTGCGCCCACGACTCCAGAGGTTCGTCGTCCATGACCGCGGAGTGTCCCACGACATGACCGCCGGCCGTGTGTCGGAGGACGCTCGGCCCCGGTACGGATGTTCGCGAACATCTCCCGAACGGCCGAACGCGTGTACTACGCTCCCGGCTCATGAAGCGAACCAGCGCCTTATTGGGCGCTCTCAGCGCTGCCCTTCTCCTCACCGCGACCCTCCCCGCGACCACGGCAACGGCCGCAAAACCGCCCGTGAAGGCCGTGTTCGGCGGGATCGTGGACGACCAGCACCCGGCCCTCCCCATCGGCTCCCGCCTCCCCGCCACCCTCCCCGCCACCCTCACCACCGCCCGCACGGCCGACGTTCCGGTCCCGCCGACGCTGACGAAGGCCCGCGAGGAAGCCGCGAAGAGCGAGATCACCCGGCCCCTGACCCCGCCCTCCGGAACGGTCGCCCTCGCCGGGCCGGTCCCGCACTCCACGCCGTTCGTGACGGTGAAGTGGTGCCGGGAGAACACCGACACCGACGGCAACGCCTCCATGGCGATGGACCGCTTCAACTGGTGCGCCGGGCGCGACAGCGTCATCTACTACATCGACGAGGAAGGCCAGGTCCAGGGCAACACCACGTTCCGGATGACCACCGCCGGACGCGGCGACAAGGGCTCCCGGAAGACGTTCTTCACCTCCGAGTTCTACAACTTCGTGGACTCGGGCGTCGTCCTCCCGGCCGCCCTGGTCCGCCTGGAACTCTCGTACAGCACCTCCGGCTACTCCGACACGGACGGCTCGAACCCGGCCTGTGGCGTCGTCGGCAACTCCCCCACCACCGTGGCCGCCTGGCGTTCCGGTTCCACCGCCGTCTTCGAGATCAACAGCAACGCGGCCGACGGCTACACCCCAGACAAGATCAGCCGGTGCACCGTCAACCAGCAGGGCCGGTCCGACCTCAACCTCGGCTGGGTGACCCTGCACTCCACCAACGTCCGTGCCGACTCCGCCTCGTACCTCGGGGTGGCCGGGGCGACGATCTTCTCGGACAAGTACGCGGCCCTGTGGGACTACACCCGCAGCGATCCGGCCGTGAACGAGGTCGCTCAGCACATCTACGACGCGCAGACCAACCCCGAGTCCACCTACCCGCCCAAGGTGGGCAAGTCCATCCCCGGGAGGATCGGCTCCGGCCGTCCGCTGCACTACGCAGCCAACGTGGTCTGGGACGTGGAGAACTACCAGCGTCGCAAGGACAATACGACCGCGAAGAACAACGCGTGCAAGGCCCTGTCACCGTCCGGGACCCCGGTGGGCAAGGAGTGCGACGAGTACCCCTTCGCGTCCACGATGGAGGGCGCCGGGCTCGGCGACGGCAACTTCTCCGTCCGCTACGTGACCTCGTCGGACAACAACACCGCTGGCCAGTGGCTCGCCACCTGGTACAAGGACGAGCGGGTCATCAACCGTGAGGGGTTCTACCCCATCATCGGCGGCTGACCTCGCACCATCCCCCCGGGGGGCCCGCACACGGTCGTGTGCGGGCCCCCGCTGTTTCAGCCCGTCAAGCGGTCCTCGAAGTCCTGGCCGTCCGGCAGGGGACCGGTCTGCCAGAAGCGGATCACGTACCGCTCCAGACCCTCGTACACGCCTCCCTGGGCGACGTCCTGGATTCCCTCGGCCGGGTAGGCCAGCTCCCGGCAGACCTGCACCCGGTAGAGGCCCGGCATCCCGAGCGCAACCGGCCCACCGGCGAACCCGTCGAAGAGCTGGTCGATCAGCAGGACTCCGGACCGGGACAGGATCGTCGCCTCGCCCACCACCGGCACCTTGGCCGGGTCCGGCTCCCCGTCCCACACTTCGACGGCCACCTCGGCGGCATGGGTGTGCACGAGGCTCATCACGCGGACGCTGCTCTCCCCCACGCCCAGGCTGCCGTCTGTGGTCAGCGGCGGATTAGCGTGCTCATCCCACTCGAAGTCCTGCACCACGAACTGGTGGTGAGAGATCTCTACGTTCCGCTCGGCGGTCACTAACACTTTGCTCATGACCGGACACTTTCTCACCAATCTGCCCCTGCCAGGTGAGGAACAGCACCGGTGCCGGCCGCGGTGCTTGACGGGCTGCCGATCGGCGGCCCCGGGAGTCGGTCGGCTACCGGGCCTTCTTGGCCTGTTCGATCAGGGCGGCGCCGACGTCATCGGCCTTGGCGGCGGTGAGGCGGTCTTCGAGCCCGTCGACCGCCGTCAGGCGCGGGCCGAGCCGCTTGAGGTTCTTGTCGATGCCCTCGCTGGCGGCCTTTTTCCACGGGTCGGCGCCCAGCTCCCGGCCCTCGGCGCGGGCGGCGGCGAGACGGTGGTCGGCGGCGGCGTTCACCAGGGCCCGTTCCATGGTCGCGGCCGCGAACATGGCCTTCCCGAGGTAGCGGTGGGCCTGCTGTATCAGCTCGATTTGGGTCTGCTCGATCGTCACGGCTCAGTATGACCGTGGCCGACCACCGCCTGGAGAGGTGAACGACCGCACCTTCGCCAGCGCAGGTTCCGCGGCAGGTGCCCGAGAGCACCCGGCGGGGGAGGAGGTGCCCGAGATCACCGCGGCGACCGACGAGGTGGGGGTCCGCCACCTGCACGTCGGCCGGGCGAGACGATTGAAGGCGTATCCGGCCCCGGCGGCGGCCGCGAAGTAGGCCAGGCGCTGCCAGTCGCGCCATGATCCCGCCTCTTCCGGTTCCGGGTCGGGTTCGGTGGCGGCAGCCGGAACGGTGACGATGCGAATCAGGAAGTCCTCCCGTGTACTTTGCCGCTGCCGCCCCGGGCCCGTGGCTCGGGGACATCGGATACCCCGGCGCCGCGCTCGCCGTGACCGTCCTCATGATCGCCTTCCTCAAGAAGAACCCGAAGAAGAAGATCGGGCAGGCCGCCGCCGCCGCCCTCATGTCGTTCATCGC belongs to Streptomyces sp. NBC_01244 and includes:
- a CDS encoding helix-turn-helix domain-containing protein; the encoded protein is MTDANRLQLEAHRQGLESNRGIPEVNRGCAEPSPGISETNRHDRETNRSEGEEMAANVGATFLRIMLGAELTRLRERAGLTGAQAAKAAGCAASTITNIESGTSGFRRIEQLSALLGEYELSRDEHAMLMDWHKQAKADDWWTASVAVLPSGMNLYLALESGAVGAKWWVPGVVNGLCQTPEYAHALILAAKEANDTTNEFVEHAVDVRLKRQKRITEEGMKLHCVMEEAGLTNTVGSSEIMRAQLRAIADLTDLPNVTIQIIPKRAPTYRATSGGFGIFSFDPEQRLEPAVASATVDGSTRVSSTPRSIKQFERRFEALSRGALPPYETPAFLKQLSREV
- a CDS encoding DUF397 domain-containing protein, producing MSTTRNTRTDGWFKSSYSGDPNGECLEANYQTAVPVVVRDSKQNGAVTQPILSFSVDAWSAFTGHVGS
- the hemC gene encoding hydroxymethylbilane synthase, encoding MTLERITIASRPSTMALFQAGQVRDRLAHWYPGTDVTILPVSTEGDRWAGRLADLGGKGAFIKGVEQALLDGRADLAVHCLKDMPGDTEPTDGLTVVGYPARDAVNDVMVTAGGTRMHQLLPGARVGTSGPRRVAQLAAYNPALVTVPVRGNVDSRLRLLAERDIDALIVARCGLVRLRSADPRIGEGMVLETISTVRMLPAVGAGLLALQTRTDDEATIAAVSRLCDVHAGAEADAERTMLRALAGHCLAPIAGHADTVVQGKELRLTGAVFSPDGKTRLESTLQGPSPEAVGHGVAADLLAQGARRVLDDAR
- a CDS encoding helix-turn-helix domain-containing protein; the encoded protein is MPVFTSEHEPDTEHEPKVSHKKVDAYLQAHRLQIMRRHLRGQKIRSIAEHYEVSVTVMTRRIDKWEHDGELVRAAQFPAPRPRFTRAALAPVEPPAWLYTGDDADLY
- a CDS encoding DUF6087 family protein translates to MDDEPLESWAQGYLARQQERVGRLRAVPVVPGPARAVHVDPDKPRVIERWDGYQWLPYTVAENYAQAQQILYPPPPRQEGPTAGGPVPSRGRGRHRKPSPGEDG
- a CDS encoding NucA/NucB deoxyribonuclease domain-containing protein, translated to MKRTSALLGALSAALLLTATLPATTATAAKPPVKAVFGGIVDDQHPALPIGSRLPATLPATLTTARTADVPVPPTLTKAREEAAKSEITRPLTPPSGTVALAGPVPHSTPFVTVKWCRENTDTDGNASMAMDRFNWCAGRDSVIYYIDEEGQVQGNTTFRMTTAGRGDKGSRKTFFTSEFYNFVDSGVVLPAALVRLELSYSTSGYSDTDGSNPACGVVGNSPTTVAAWRSGSTAVFEINSNAADGYTPDKISRCTVNQQGRSDLNLGWVTLHSTNVRADSASYLGVAGATIFSDKYAALWDYTRSDPAVNEVAQHIYDAQTNPESTYPPKVGKSIPGRIGSGRPLHYAANVVWDVENYQRRKDNTTAKNNACKALSPSGTPVGKECDEYPFASTMEGAGLGDGNFSVRYVTSSDNNTAGQWLATWYKDERVINREGFYPIIGG